In Pempheris klunzingeri isolate RE-2024b chromosome 5, fPemKlu1.hap1, whole genome shotgun sequence, the DNA window TTTTACACTTATTTCAAATCaggatattttcattttttacgAAAGCAAATAGTTATTTAAAATTGCAGTCGCTTCTGTGGTCCTGATGTGAGTTAGGATTTAGGAGAATCATGTTTCTTAAAGGGACGTTGTCTCGTGTAGAGCCACACTGACAAATGGACAAGGCCGATATATAAATTACGTTATCTTATTTCAGATAGATCAGTATATACATGTGTAAGCCAATTAATAGCAAGAAATGTCTGTACAGAAATGCCAAAGGTACCATGTTTACATtacatagtttgtccaccagagagcagtGACAAGTTAAAACTGATGtattatcagatttttttcaaaattatcaTTTAACATTCTTTGAAATACACTAAATGAGTAGATTGATACTGCTCTTCGTCTTTACTGTTACTATGAAGCTACAACCAGCAaccggttagcttagcttagcacaaagactggaaaaaggtgggaaacagctagcccgGCCCTGCTCCAAAGATAACAACATCTGCTTGTCATTGATTAAGTTGTATCTAGTTTTTTATCCATGGACAGACGAAAGCGACTGCCCAGAGTCTCCTCCGGCAACCTGATATGTCTCCAAGAAGTTACAAGTATCAGTCTAGCACATAATGCCCCCTTTTCTACCTTTGGacagctagctgtttccccctgtttccagtctttatgctaagctaagctaacccctgtttcttcatatttagcatacagtTATGAGACTTCTCTTCAAACCCTCAACTAGAGagtgaataagtgtatttcccaaaagtACTATTCTTTTAAAACCCCATAACAATCAGtggcctgtgagtgtgtgattaGTCATTCCAAATGCCATCCAAACATTTAATTTGGTATATTTGGATGACAATGAGGATGAGGTTTAATTTGGGCAAATGTGTCCAAAAACATGTACAGGATGTCCCGATTCAGCCATAAGAACATGGAGAGATGGGTTTGTAGATTTCACTCTGTGTCACCACCATAACGCTCAACAGGGAGCACATAATGTGATCCAGTCAGACAGGGTAGAAAAGGAGAATTTTTTAAGGGAACATAAAAGAGGAGAAACTGGATGTTTAAATGCTCAGATATCAGTGTCGGTCTGGCTGTAGGCTCACACATTGCActaatttttacttttgtcGTCCTGCACCAGCTGTGCTGAAAACGCTGGAGCAGGAAAACCTTCTTTATTGTCCCTTATCGTGTCACCGCTTCCtatccctgttgttgttgttgttgttaaaaagTCAGAcgacttcctcctccacctcctcgcCGTACAGTGACAAGCTCAACAAAGTCCCTACTGCTCCAGTCTGCTTACCCTGCAGTTCCTCTGGCATCTGTGCTCTGCATAAATATTTGTCTGCATCAATGGTTTTATTGTActgaaagagaggcagagagggaggaagagttTGCCCCCATCGGTGCATGTGCTattgttttctcctcttgtgAGACCTCGGGCAGTGCAGTGGCCCACCTCTCGGCTTGGCTCCACCCATCCTGCTCCTAACGTGCTGCCCCTCTCTCACCATGCATCATTCTGTCCTACTTCTCTGCACCTCTGTCACCGGCTGCTCTTTGTATTGTCATTGTGCTTTTTCCCTCTGCGCactctatctctccctctcaaaCTCACGCTGCTTATGTTCTCTTCTCCCCTCCAGCTATCtccttgtgtttcttctctgtgtctctgcatgtCAGCTCATAGCCTGACCTTCTTTCTCTCCCGTCCAGTACTAAGTGtgttctctgtttctttccccTTCTTCCATATCTCCCTCATGAGGACTCTGCACCGACTGAAGTTGATGAGCTCCCCCAGCCTCAGTGAGCTGGGGAAGACCGAGAAAAGTTcgccagaggacagaggggagaaGCAGAAGAGAGCAGGAGCCAATGCCACCTGGAACAGGtacaccaaacacactcaggGTGCAAAAAATGTAGTGGTTGAATTGGTTTTGAACAATAATGCAGAgtagtgtgtgcgtgtgtgtgtgtgtgtgttacattgcAGCATCCATAACGCTGTCATAGCAGTCTTCCAGAAGAAAGGTTTGGCAGATAACGAACTCTACGTCCTTAATGAAGGTGTCCGGTAAGTTTAGACAGCCAGACAAACAgccgcacactcacacagcaaaGAGAAAACATCCTTACTTTAGACTATTGATGTCATTTTGTGCTATAATGGGTATAATTACTGTCTGTCCTACGTTAGCTGACTGAACATTTTCTTGTGAATGAggttgtttgtgtgcagtgtactgtatgtggctCCTGGGGAGTCATGTGGTCGTGCCAGATCTCTCATTATCTTTCTAAACCAGACCCATCACGTCTATCACATCAGCCTCCAATATAGCCCAGCAAACATATTTCCATGTACAGAAAAGCCACAAAGATTTCTTCGGCTACACAAGAAGGAAACTCTTGattataaaaagagaaaacagggtAGATCAGTTTACCTGCTGTGGCTCTATCtatttaatgtaattacacATTCACAAGTAATCAAAGGCAGTTCAGTAATTAACTGCAGGTTATAACCACCttattttacacagaaataGTTGAATACTGTCCTCTTATGACTATTGACATTGTGTTTGGGCCATGAAGTGAAGTCACATATTTCCTCAGGCACCTGTTGAAGACTGAGCTTGGGTCCTTCTTCACAGAGTACCTTCAGGTAATAGACTTTTATCACTGAATATTATAAGATAATGATCAGAATATGGCTGCTAAACACAAGACTTATTCTTATGTATATTGCAGCAGAAGAGACATCTTTAATGACATCTTTTCACTGTATTTCACAGAACCAGCTGCTGACAAAGGGCATGGTCATCCTTCGGGACAAGATAAGGTTCTACGAAGGTACGACTGATTGGATTAGCGGTCTGAATGTATTTTGTAGTGGACTATACCAGTGATTTAAGTCTGTTTGGCGTGTTCCTGTGTGACTGATGCAGGTCAGAAGTTACTGGACTCTCTGGCAGAGACCTGggacttcttcttctgtgatgtTCTCTCGATGCTGCAGGCCATCTTCCACCCAGTTCAGGTACACAAACGTCCTCAGAGTCAGctgatttttgtctttgctgccCAAAGGATCATAAACTCatctgtcttgttttctgttcCGTACATGTGCAGGGTAAGGAGCCCTCAGTCCGACAGCTAGCTCTGCTTCACTTCAGGAACACCATCGTCCTGAGCGTTAAGTTAGAGGACGCCCTGTCTCGACCGCGGGCACGTGTGCCCCCCTCTGTTACACAGATGCTGCTCATTCTTCAGGTAGGCCTGCAGGCACCAAACAAAGCGTAATAGCTTGTTCCCACACTCACAGTGTGCTTGTTCTCTCTGTTCCCAACGAGGCAAATCAGCATCAAACTATGTTGAGCTTTGCGCATAATAATTTGAGACTGCCTCCATGCAATAAGGCTAAGCCACCATCACAGATTATGAACACCTGCAGTATTTATGCCTCCACACCGGCAACAGCTGTGGTTGgaggcattatgttttcaggttgtccatccgtccatccatcccaTTCCTGTGAATGCGATATCTCAGAAATGTCCTAAGGGAGTGGACCTCAGAATGACCACTGAATGACTATTGTATGAGCCAGACCACAGGTCACAGTcaccttgacctttgaccaccatTTTCTGATCAGTACGCCccaagtggatgtttgtgccaaattaGGCTACATTTCTTCAAGGTGTTCCTAAGATATCACGtccacagaaacattttattttgatttatctCCATTCCTTTTATTGTGTTAtagcattttactgtttattgttGCTTAGTGTCTGATCTACAATCATAAAAAAGTTACTCAGTTTACACTGATGTGAGGCAGAGAAATGCACCACATTATTAATTTACTCATTGAGCTGTGAAGACGAGCcgagtgtgtctgtctgtgtttaggGGGTCCATGAGTCACGTGGCGTGAGTGAGGACTACCTGAGGCTGGAGTCTCTGGTCCAGAAGGTGGTCTCGCCCTACCTGGGCACCCATGGGCTTTACTCTGGAGATGGTGCCGAGTCCAACTGCTGTGTTCTGGGTGAGAGAGTGTGGGCGTAAACCCAAAAAGCAGAGCATCAGTGGCATGTGTCGGGAGAGCAACTTAAATGAATCAGcacttctccttcttttcctcttgtcGTTCAGAGAAGTGTTTACCGTGGGGCTGGCCCAAGTCTACGGATCAACCGTCTAAAAACCCTGTGGTACGATCGAAAAGCTACAATATCCCTCTGCTGCTGACCCCGGTGGCTGAGTATGACCCAGATGCCAGCTCTGTTGGCAGTGGAGGAATTCGGCGCCACTCGGCCTGTGAGATTATATCATGCCTGGAGGAACAGGGACTGGCCTACGCCGACTTGGCCTCAGGACCTGAACTGTCTGGCTCCTCCTCCAACAGGCTGTGTGTGGGCTCTCAGTTCAATGGTACGACACAGATGCTggttcaaaaaacaaaaatccttaTACTTGTTATAATTGTTATTGTGGATTCGATAACAATCCAGTACCATCTCTTTCACAGGTATTCTACAAGCAGGAGCGAGCGCCATGGATTTGCCTCTTTcgtctccctccatccttcccctTCATTCTGCGGGGGCTCTCCACGGCACtgaggcaacaacaacaatgactgATCTCAGTAAGGGTGCATCCTCCACGCCACCCAGCGAATCGTCCAGCCCCGAAACCATAATTGGACAAGTACTAGAGTCTGCAGACTCAGACTCAGATGGG includes these proteins:
- the prr5a gene encoding proline-rich protein 5a isoform X1, which translates into the protein MFSSPLQLSPCVSSLCLCMSAHSLTFFLSRPVLSVFSVSFPFFHISLMRTLHRLKLMSSPSLSELGKTEKSSPEDRGEKQKRAGANATWNSIHNAVIAVFQKKGLADNELYVLNEGVRHLLKTELGSFFTEYLQNQLLTKGMVILRDKIRFYEGQKLLDSLAETWDFFFCDVLSMLQAIFHPVQGKEPSVRQLALLHFRNTIVLSVKLEDALSRPRARVPPSVTQMLLILQGVHESRGVSEDYLRLESLVQKVVSPYLGTHGLYSGDGAESNCCVLEKCLPWGWPKSTDQPSKNPVVRSKSYNIPLLLTPVAEYDPDASSVGSGGIRRHSACEIISCLEEQGLAYADLASGPELSGSSSNRLCVGSQFNGILQAGASAMDLPLSSPSILPLHSAGALHGTEATTTMTDLSKGASSTPPSESSSPETIIGQVLESADSDSDGIFIDFPPHSSEAMGYSRESRQSTV
- the prr5a gene encoding proline-rich protein 5a isoform X2, yielding MLDGLRRRHASRPSSRPSSRPLSLNFSTFSAPPPSPDMDSSSEHPIRRTLHRLKLMSSPSLSELGKTEKSSPEDRGEKQKRAGANATWNSIHNAVIAVFQKKGLADNELYVLNEGVRHLLKTELGSFFTEYLQNQLLTKGMVILRDKIRFYEGQKLLDSLAETWDFFFCDVLSMLQAIFHPVQGKEPSVRQLALLHFRNTIVLSVKLEDALSRPRARVPPSVTQMLLILQGVHESRGVSEDYLRLESLVQKVVSPYLGTHGLYSGDGAESNCCVLEKCLPWGWPKSTDQPSKNPVVRSKSYNIPLLLTPVAEYDPDASSVGSGGIRRHSACEIISCLEEQGLAYADLASGPELSGSSSNRLCVGSQFNGILQAGASAMDLPLSSPSILPLHSAGALHGTEATTTMTDLSKGASSTPPSESSSPETIIGQVLESADSDSDGIFIDFPPHSSEAMGYSRESRQSTV